From one Lysinibacillus sp. G4S2 genomic stretch:
- a CDS encoding serine hydrolase domain-containing protein: MKLQTILAQVKKTFSELDCTGGGVIINKHGQTVLEEYFGVQGQQKGEKKVGPHTLFHLASVRKSYVGFAVAYAIYHNCIASIDDKLSDYLGNEEIFGDVSIRHLLTHTHGLRWQNEKIIREFKAGCNWAYRDINIDLLAKVIIKVTGKTIAEIVDEQIFQILSFTETNWFSEKTEQHIEVIHNDSPFWYESDVCDGSKMNMYCSLRELAKWGQVHLDKGKIHGKQMIPEEIIQLLTTIQSPDSKPKNLPTNGFFWFIQPQQREGITEISPLLPRGSFQLLGYTSVALLVIPEENIVAVRGFNSFGSPEGFDYIKDIHDFGSTVYQYFNN, from the coding sequence ATGAAGCTACAAACTATACTTGCACAAGTAAAGAAAACTTTCTCAGAATTAGATTGTACAGGTGGCGGAGTTATTATTAATAAACATGGTCAAACCGTACTAGAAGAATATTTTGGTGTACAAGGACAACAAAAAGGAGAAAAAAAGGTTGGACCACATACTCTTTTTCATCTTGCTTCTGTTCGTAAGAGTTATGTTGGTTTTGCTGTAGCATATGCGATTTATCATAACTGTATTGCCTCGATAGATGATAAACTAAGTGATTATTTGGGGAATGAAGAAATTTTTGGGGACGTTTCAATTAGACATTTACTAACACATACACACGGTTTACGTTGGCAAAATGAAAAAATAATTAGAGAATTTAAAGCAGGCTGTAATTGGGCATATCGAGATATCAATATAGATTTACTTGCCAAAGTTATAATAAAAGTAACTGGAAAAACTATTGCAGAAATTGTAGATGAGCAAATATTTCAGATATTGTCTTTTACTGAAACAAATTGGTTCAGTGAAAAAACCGAACAGCATATAGAAGTAATACATAATGATAGTCCGTTTTGGTATGAAAGTGATGTATGTGATGGCAGCAAAATGAATATGTATTGCTCATTAAGAGAGCTAGCTAAGTGGGGGCAAGTGCATCTTGATAAAGGGAAAATACATGGGAAACAAATGATACCTGAAGAAATCATACAGTTATTAACGACAATTCAATCCCCGGATTCTAAACCAAAAAACTTGCCAACTAACGGCTTTTTCTGGTTTATTCAGCCTCAACAGAGAGAAGGGATTACAGAAATAAGTCCATTATTACCAAGAGGGAGTTTTCAACTACTTGGTTATACAAGTGTTGCATTATTGGTAATTCCGGAAGAAAATATTGTAGCAGTTCGAGGGTTTAATAGCTTTGGTTCACCAGAAGGGTTTGATTACATCAAAGATATTCACGATTTTGGTTCAACAGTATATCAATACTTTAACAATTAA